One Acidimicrobiia bacterium DNA window includes the following coding sequences:
- a CDS encoding VOC family protein: MPQAAEPVRFDHLTLLVTDLDEATRFLGVLGFRVTRSVVISGPEMDAYMGISGLEADHVTLSVPGAEPHEEVQLLRFHHPHAVRDAGSGHLDRVGFNHICFRVSDLDATAAAFADAGFHARNTPMVFADRKLVFLDGPGHAVVELAQWL; encoded by the coding sequence GTGCCTCAGGCCGCGGAGCCGGTGCGGTTCGACCACCTGACGCTGCTCGTCACCGACCTCGACGAGGCGACGCGGTTCCTCGGCGTGCTCGGCTTCCGCGTGACGCGCTCGGTCGTGATCTCGGGCCCGGAGATGGATGCGTACATGGGGATCTCGGGGCTCGAGGCGGACCACGTGACGCTGAGCGTTCCGGGCGCGGAGCCGCACGAGGAGGTGCAACTCCTGCGCTTCCACCATCCGCACGCCGTGCGCGACGCGGGCTCCGGGCACCTGGACCGCGTGGGGTTCAACCACATCTGCTTCCGCGTGAGCGACCTCGACGCGACGGCGGCCGCGTTCGCGGACGCGGGGTTCCACGCGCGCAACACGCCGATGGTGTTCGCGGACCGCAAGCTCGTGTTCCTCGACGGGCCGGGCCACGCGGTGGTCGAGCTCGCGCAGTGGTTGT
- a CDS encoding alpha-hydroxy acid oxidase, whose product MSRGVPSSAGDGDTVQLPSRDELEAVARDVLDADTYAYYASGAGDERSVHDNERAWREWYLRPRVLLDVRALDTRTSVLGTSLSMPLLLAPCAFNGWAHPDGEAAVVRAAHRAGIVPIVSQSATLPFDEVARASDGPIWFQCYPGADADVSDRVLAGVVGAGCRAIVVTADAPVGGIRTRGMSRFAASADAGAFTTGGNASLWPGLDWAAVARIRRRIEVPVVVKGVLHPGDVERAVEHGVDAVIVSNHGGRQLEGVVPTAVALPGIVDAAADRIPVLVDGGVRDGRDVLRALALGAGAVAIGRPYLWALAIGGEAGVLALVERFRTELHNAMALTGQTSAAAVARDVVVTDRG is encoded by the coding sequence ATGAGTCGCGGCGTCCCGTCGTCGGCCGGAGACGGCGACACCGTGCAGCTTCCGAGCCGCGATGAGCTCGAGGCCGTCGCCCGTGACGTGCTCGATGCCGACACGTACGCGTACTACGCGTCGGGCGCGGGCGACGAGCGCAGCGTGCACGACAACGAGCGCGCGTGGAGGGAGTGGTACCTGCGCCCGCGCGTGCTCCTGGACGTGCGGGCGCTCGACACGCGCACCTCGGTGCTGGGTACGTCGCTGTCGATGCCGTTGCTGCTCGCGCCGTGCGCGTTCAACGGCTGGGCCCACCCGGACGGGGAGGCCGCGGTCGTGCGCGCCGCCCATCGCGCGGGCATCGTCCCGATCGTGTCGCAGTCGGCGACGCTGCCGTTCGACGAGGTCGCGCGCGCGTCCGACGGGCCGATCTGGTTCCAGTGCTACCCGGGGGCCGACGCCGACGTGAGCGATCGCGTCCTCGCGGGCGTGGTCGGCGCGGGTTGCCGCGCGATCGTCGTCACGGCGGACGCGCCCGTCGGCGGCATCCGGACGCGCGGGATGAGCCGCTTCGCAGCGTCGGCGGACGCAGGCGCGTTCACGACGGGTGGGAACGCGTCGCTGTGGCCGGGGCTCGACTGGGCGGCGGTCGCGCGCATCCGGCGGAGGATCGAGGTGCCGGTCGTCGTGAAGGGGGTGCTCCATCCCGGTGACGTCGAGCGGGCCGTCGAGCACGGCGTCGACGCGGTGATCGTGTCGAACCACGGCGGCCGGCAGCTCGAAGGAGTCGTGCCGACCGCGGTCGCGCTGCCCGGGATCGTCGACGCGGCCGCGGACCGGATCCCGGTGCTCGTCGACGGCGGCGTGCGCGACGGGCGTGACGTGCTGCGCGCGCTGGCGCTGGGCGCGGGCGCCGTCGCGATCGGGCGGCCGTACCTGTGGGCGCTCGCGATCGGCGGCGAGGCCGGCGTGCTCGCGCTGGTCGAGCGGTTCCGCACCGAGCTGCACAACGCGATGGCGCTGACCGGTCAGACGTCCGCGGCGGCCGTCGCGCGCGACGTCGTCGTCACCGATCGGGGCTAG